The sequence AGACAACCAAGAGTCCATGATGGCTATGAAAAAAGCGATTCAAGCTATGGGCTTGGCCCCAAACGACAAATACGACTCAAATCAATTGATCGGGCGTGAGTGCCTGGTGACTATTGAACAGACTGTTGAGCCGTTTCACAGAGCTGTTCGTTATGAAGCGATTCAGCATCCTGAAAACTGCGACGAATTGCCATAGCATCCCAACGTGATGCACGGACCTCAACAAACTAACGAAGCCAAGGGGCTGTCGGGAAACCGGCGGCCCTTTTATTTTCAAGAAAGGACAAAAAAACATGAAAGCAACAGACATCGAAACGATGGAGAACCGCTACCGGTATTTCTCCATCAAGGCGCGCCCTCGCGGTGGGACCTGGAATTTCAAACCGGAGTTGCTTGATTCCCTGGAAACAACAGAAGAGGCCGTCCGTTTCAAGTTCAAGCATAAAAAACAACTATGGGTCGTGGAAGGCGAGATCGACCAGGAGGGACTGTTAACCATTATCTCCAACTGCGACTGGTTCGCCATCTGTTCCTTTGTAGACGCTTTTTTACGGGAGAACGGCGAAATCACCAAGGATCGGCTTAAGGAAGTGGAAGCCGGCTGGAAAAGCGACTTTGATAGCATCGACAATATGGAGGAAGCAACATGACTGAAAACTATGTCAATGCAGAAATCGAAGAGGAAATCACCCAGGACGTACCTGATCCGCATGAAAAGCTCCAAAAAGACCTTGAGGGGCTTATTGCCCAACAGAAAAAGGTCAACTTGGATGAAGGTAAGCGTCCAGTGAAGTACCCGGTTGGGTAAAAATCAATTGTTGGAAAGGTTAAAATCCGGGGATGGCAGGAGAGCTTGGTAGTCTTTCCGGGAGGTCGCCAGGGGGAGTCTTTCAAATAAAACTTTCAGATAGGCAAAGGGCTCCAGGCCGTTGGCCTTGGCCGTCTCGATCAGGCTGAAGAACAACGCGCTGGCTTCCGCGCCCCGGGGCGATCCCGCAAAAAGCCAATTCTTCCGGCCCACCACAAAAGGCCGAATCGCGTTTTCCGCCGCATTGTTGTCCGGCTTCAGATATCCCTGTTCCAGATAGACGCCCAGATATTTCCACTGGTTCAACGCATATTGG is a genomic window of Desulfatibacillum aliphaticivorans DSM 15576 containing:
- a CDS encoding IS66 family transposase, with the protein product QYALNQWKYLGVYLEQGYLKPDNNAAENAIRPFVVGRKNWLFAGSPRGAEASALFFSLIETAKANGLEPFAYLKVLFERLPLATSRKDYQALLPSPDFNLSNN